The DNA segment CGCCAGGTGACCTGCGAGGTGTGCCCGGCGTCCAATGTGGCCCTCGGTGTCTACGAGAAGCCCGAGGACGTGCCGCTGCGCACCTTCTTCGACGCGGGCGTCCCGATGGCCCTGGGCGCCGACGACCCGCTGCTGTTCGGCTCCCGGCTCGCCGCCCAGTACGAGATCGCCCGCCATGTCCATGGCTTCACCGACCCCGAACTCGCCGAACTGGCCCGCCAGTCCATCCGCGGCTCGGCCGCCCCGGAGGACGCCAAGGCCCGGCTGCTGGCGGGCGTGGACGCCTGGCTGACGAACTAGGGCCTGTCGGGGCTCAGAGACCGACGCCCACCATGACCGGCTCGTTGACCAGGGTGACCCCGAAGGCCGCGCGCACCCCGGCGACGACCTCGCGGGCCAGGGTGAGGAGGTCCTCGGTGGTGGCCTCGCCGCGGTTGGTGAGGGCGAGGGTGTGCTTGGTGGAGATGCGGGCGGGGCCGGTGCCGTAGCCCTTGGTGTAGCCGGCCTTGTCGATCAGCCAGGCCGCGGACGTCTTCCTGCGGCCCTCGCCGGCCGGGTACGCGGGCGGCTCGACGCCGTCGCCCAGCCGCTCGCGCACCCGCTCCCGGAACGCGGCGAACTGCTCCTCGGTGAGGATCGGGTTGGTGAAGAAGGAGCCGGCCGACCAGGTGTCGTGGTCGGCGGCGTCGAGCACCATGCCCTTGCCGGCCCGCAGCGTCAGCACGGTCTCGCGGGCCCTGGCCAGCGGCACCCGGTCCCCCGGCTCGACCCCGAGTACCCGGGCCGTCTCGGCGTACTTGACCGGCGCGGACATCCCGCCCGCGTCCTCCAGCTCGAACCGCACGCGCAGCACGACATAGCGCTCGGGGTCGGCCTTGAAGCGGCTGTGGCGGTACGAGAAGTCGCACTCCTCGTTGGTCAGCGCGACCGTCTCACCGGCGCGCCGGTCGTAGGCGATCACCTCGGAGATGGTCGCGGAGACCTCCTGGCCGTACGCCCCCACGTTCTGGATCGGCGTGGCGCCCGCGGATCCGGGGATGCCGGCCAGGCACTCGATGCCGCAGAGCCCGGCCTCGACGCTGCGCGCGACGGCGTCGGTCCATACTTCCCCGGCCGCCAGCTCCAGGGTGGTCCCCCGCAGCTCGACGCCCCGGGTGGCGATGCGCAGGGCGGTCCCCTCGAATCCCTTGTCCCCGATGACGAGGTTCGACCCGCCGCCGACGATCAGCAGCGGGGTCCCGTCGTCGTCCGCCTCCCGGACGGCGTCGATCACCTCGGCGTCCGTCTCGGCGGTCACCAGGCGCAGCGCGGGACCGCCCAGGCGGAACGTGGTCAGCGGGGCAAGGGGGGCGTCGTGGAGTACGTGCACGGGGGCAAGACTACGAGACGGCTCCGACAGCGCTGCCCGCCGTCGGAGCCGTCGTCGTACGGGAGGTCAGCCGGAGGTGGGTTCCAGGGCCGGTGCGGAGGAGGTCTCGGGCAGGGGCTTCGGGCCGGTGGTGCGGGCCCGGCCCGGGATGGCGAGGCTCGCCAGGGCCGCGACGGCGACCACGGCGGCGCCGGTGACCAGGGCGGGGCGCAGGCCGTCCACGAAGGACTGGGCGGAGGTGTAGCCGCCGTACGCGGAGAAGATCGAGGACATGACGGCGATGCCGAGCGCGCCGCCGACCTCGCGCAGGGCGTTGTTCGCGCCGGAGGCGATGCCCTGCTCGTGCGGGCGGACGCTGGACATCACGAGGTTGGCGGCCGGGGCGAAGTAGAGGGCCATGCCGATGCCGCTGAGGATCAGGGCGGGCAGCTGGACCCCGTAGGAGGCGTGGGCGGTGACGACGCAGGCCATGTACCCGAGGCCGGCGGCCTGGAGGAGGAGGCCCGCGGCGACGACCGGGCGCCCGCCCACGCGGTCGGAGAGGAATCCCGCTATGGGCGCGACGATCATCGGCATACCGGTCCAGGGCAG comes from the Streptomyces sp. SUK 48 genome and includes:
- a CDS encoding UDP-N-acetylmuramate dehydrogenase: MSEPSRSLAPVHVLHDAPLAPLTTFRLGGPALRLVTAETDAEVIDAVREADDDGTPLLIVGGGSNLVIGDKGFEGTALRIATRGVELRGTTLELAAGEVWTDAVARSVEAGLCGIECLAGIPGSAGATPIQNVGAYGQEVSATISEVIAYDRRAGETVALTNEECDFSYRHSRFKADPERYVVLRVRFELEDAGGMSAPVKYAETARVLGVEPGDRVPLARARETVLTLRAGKGMVLDAADHDTWSAGSFFTNPILTEEQFAAFRERVRERLGDGVEPPAYPAGEGRRKTSAAWLIDKAGYTKGYGTGPARISTKHTLALTNRGEATTEDLLTLAREVVAGVRAAFGVTLVNEPVMVGVGL